The genomic stretch TTGTAAACTAATGCCTTTAAGAGCCTCAAAGCCCCCAGCATAAGTTTTTCTTAATTGCTCAATTTCTAATGCATACATAGAGATAGACTGCCATTTGCTATAGATAGATGTTGATGACCGAGCATGAGGAAGAGAGTGAAACGTAAAACGAACTAGCGGAAAGCTAACCCAAGATTTGTTTACTCGGCCATTTAGCGAACAAGTTTATCGTTGATTGACGATGAATACAAATGTCGATTCGTGCTTTCTTTTTAAAACAGTGGAAGATCTCAGCGAACTAAAGAGAACAAACATGTTTGATAAACAAAAAATGCCGCCAAGTCATTCGCTTAACGGCATTTTTATCAGAATTAAATGAAGAACCGATTAGCCAAATAAGTTCATCGCTGAGGCTTAAACTGACTCAAATTGGTGCTCGTCTCTCTCAACATAACTGGTTGCAGCCGTCAGCGCTTCATAACGGAATCGGTAAGTATTGGATTCAGGAACCAAGTCAATCACATGAAATTTCTCAAGCTGCTGACGCGTATTCTCGTTTGGACACAACAAGTACACCTCACACTGCGCATCTAGGGCATCCTTGATGGCATTCTCCAGCGCTAGACCTACCGTCACATCAATCATCGGAACGTCCGTTAAATCTAGAATCATTGCTTCATAGTCAGAGATACTCGAGTGCTGACGCGAAATCGCTTTAGAAACACTGAAGATCATTGGCCCTGAAAGATAGAAGAGCAGAACTTTACCATTCGCGCTATCGAGCAGCTGACGTTCACTATCAGTGAGTGGGATATCATCTTCATCATCACCATCACTGATCGCCTTAACTTGCCTCGCTTGCTCTCGACTCAATCTTTCAATAATAAGAATATTCGAGATAAAGACACCAAGCCCAACAGCAATAATCAGGTCAACGAACACGGTTAGCAGCATTACGCCATACATCACGCCCATGCCCGCATAACTGACCTTATGGGCGCGTTGAATGAAACTCCAATCAAGGATGTTGAAACCCACGTACATGGCAATACCCGCCAACACCGCCATCGGAATAGGTTCGGTTAAGCCACCAGCGACCAAAACGACTAGTGCTAATACTAAGGCACGAATTACACCAGACAGTGGAGAGCGTGCGCCAACCTGAATATTGGTTACGGTACCCATAGTCGCGCCCGCACCAGGTAGTGCACCGAAGAGACCAGAAAGCATATTTGCGATGCCCTGCCCTCGAAGCTCTTTATCAGAGTCATGCTCTTTACGAGTCAGTGAATCACCAATAACCGCAGTCAAAAGTGTATCAATACAACCCAACGTACCAAGCACTAAGGCATCAATAACCATGGTAGTAAACTGCTCAGCGCTAATGGTAGGAATAACAAGAGAAGGTAGCCCGGCAGGGATTTCACCAATGCGGCGAATAGAATCGGTATCGAAGAAGATAACAGACAGCAGAGTTACAGCCACTAACGCGACCAGTTGTGCGGGCACATACTTACGGTACTTAGCTGGGAAGCCAAAGAGAATACCGAGCGTCAAAGCACCCAAAAACAGTTCGCTCACTTTCAGGTTTGCTAGCGTATCAGGAAGCGCGGAGAGTGTGCCCATCACTCCACCAGAGGGGGCGGCGTGCCCGAGCAGTGGCGATAGTTGAAGGATAATCAGAATAACGCCAATACCCGACATAAAACCGGAGATCACGCTATATGGCATCAAAGTAACGTATTTTCCGAGCTTTAACGTGCCAAGTAGTATTTGAAACGCCCCCGCCATCATCACGACGGTGAAGGTCATTGCCATTCCGGTTTCAGGATATTTAGCGACCATGCTCGTCATTACCGCTGTCATAATCACTGTCATCGGGCCGGTTGGCTCAGATATCAGGCTGCTTGAACCGCCAAATAAAGCGGCAAATAGGCCGACCATAATCGCGCCCCAAAGGCCTGCTTCAGCACCAGCCCCAGAAGCAACACCAAATGCCAACGCTAAAGGCAGTGAGATGATGGCTGTAGTCACACCGCCAAACATATCCCCTTTGAGATTGATATCCGTAAAACGACTTACAAACAAAACACACCTTCCTGATGATGAAATGACAAACCTTATCACTTTAACAAATGTATCAAGTGTTCAGAAAGTGTTAATTCAATCACATTATTCATGTCTTATAACCGGATCATAGCTTCTAAGCTAAGTTCATGATTTTAACGACTAGAACACGTCAGATGAGTACTAATTGACACAGTTTTTACGAGATTGAATTTGTAACATTGTGTATAGTTGTGATTCTTAATTAAGGGATGTAAGACGCAAAATGCCAGAGATTAAACAGCTTTTTGAAAACAACTCTAAATGGTCTGAAGAAATTCGTTCAGAGCGACCAGAGTATTTTACAACGCTTGAAGAGGGTCAAAACCCTGGTTTCCTATGGATCGGCTGCTCTGATAGCCGTGTACCGGCCGAGCGTCTCACTGGTTTGTATTCTGGCGAACTGTTTGTTCATCGAAACGTTGCTAACCAAGTGGTTCATACCGACCTAAACTGCCTGTCTGTTGTGCAGTACGCGGTCGATGTACTCAAAGTTAAACACATTATTGTTTGTGGCCACTACGGTTGTGGCGGTGTTAACGCGGCAATTGATAATCCTAAACTTGGCCTAATCAATAACTGGTTACTTCACATCCGCGACAATTACCTAAAATACCGTAAGCAGATCGAAGGGCTTCCTCGTGAGCAATGGGGTGACAAGCTATGCGAGATTAACGTCGCAGAGCAGGTTTATAACCTAGGTAACTCAACCATTATGCAAAACGCATGGGAGCGAGGCCAAGAGGTTGAAATCCACGGTGTGGTTTACGGCATTGGCGATGGCAAGTTACAAGACCTTGGCGTACGTTGCTCAAGTAACGATACCCTAGAGAACAGTCATTTAGAGGCATTGAATAAAATCTTAACGACGCCTCTTCTTAGCCAGCAAGGCTAGACC from Vibrio pomeroyi encodes the following:
- a CDS encoding SulP family inorganic anion transporter, which produces MFGGVTTAIISLPLALAFGVASGAGAEAGLWGAIMVGLFAALFGGSSSLISEPTGPMTVIMTAVMTSMVAKYPETGMAMTFTVVMMAGAFQILLGTLKLGKYVTLMPYSVISGFMSGIGVILIILQLSPLLGHAAPSGGVMGTLSALPDTLANLKVSELFLGALTLGILFGFPAKYRKYVPAQLVALVAVTLLSVIFFDTDSIRRIGEIPAGLPSLVIPTISAEQFTTMVIDALVLGTLGCIDTLLTAVIGDSLTRKEHDSDKELRGQGIANMLSGLFGALPGAGATMGTVTNIQVGARSPLSGVIRALVLALVVLVAGGLTEPIPMAVLAGIAMYVGFNILDWSFIQRAHKVSYAGMGVMYGVMLLTVFVDLIIAVGLGVFISNILIIERLSREQARQVKAISDGDDEDDIPLTDSERQLLDSANGKVLLFYLSGPMIFSVSKAISRQHSSISDYEAMILDLTDVPMIDVTVGLALENAIKDALDAQCEVYLLCPNENTRQQLEKFHVIDLVPESNTYRFRYEALTAATSYVERDEHQFESV
- the can gene encoding carbonate dehydratase, translated to MPEIKQLFENNSKWSEEIRSERPEYFTTLEEGQNPGFLWIGCSDSRVPAERLTGLYSGELFVHRNVANQVVHTDLNCLSVVQYAVDVLKVKHIIVCGHYGCGGVNAAIDNPKLGLINNWLLHIRDNYLKYRKQIEGLPREQWGDKLCEINVAEQVYNLGNSTIMQNAWERGQEVEIHGVVYGIGDGKLQDLGVRCSSNDTLENSHLEALNKILTTPLLSQQG